Proteins encoded together in one Myxocyprinus asiaticus isolate MX2 ecotype Aquarium Trade chromosome 21, UBuf_Myxa_2, whole genome shotgun sequence window:
- the LOC127412104 gene encoding tRNA (adenine(58)-N(1))-methyltransferase catalytic subunit TRMT61A-like, giving the protein MSFVEYSEFIQEGDVVIIFLGHESMMPIKVQSGAQTQTRYGVIRHSSDLIGQRFGSKVTCSKGGWVYVLHPTPELWTVNLPHRTQILYTTDIANITLMLELKPGSVVCESGTGSGSLSHAILRTIAPTGHLHTVEFHAQRAEKAIEEFKEHKVSHLVTVRNQDVCKEGFGVSDVADAVFLDIPSPWEAVTHAKRALKRKGGRLCSFSPCIEQVQRTCEALLDHGFEEICTLEVLLRVHDIRAVTMPIPDFGPEEGSTDITQMASNLGQEEVPNAGNASVICRTATPPREMAGHTGYLTFATKPRD; this is encoded by the exons ATGAGTTTTGTGGAATACTCCGAGTTCATCCAAGAAGGGGATGTTGTCATTATATTCCTGGGTCATGAATCCATGATGCCTATTAAGGTTCAGTCTGGGGCTCAGACACAGACCCGCTATGGGGTCATCCGCCACTCCAGTGATCTGATTGGACAACGGTTTGGTTCCAAAGTGACTTGCAGTAAAGGTGGTTGGGTTTATGTGCTGCACCCTACACCAGAGCTGTGGACAGTAAACCTCCCCCACCGAACACAGATCCTCTACACTACAGACATTGCCAACATCACACTGATGCTGGAGCTCAAACCAGGCTCTGTCGTCTGCGAGTCAG GTACGGGCAGCGGCTCTCTGTCTCACGCTATTCTGCGGACCATTGCTCCCACCGGCCACCTGCACACAGTGGAGTTCCACGCTCAACGAGCCGAGAAGGCCATCGAGGAGTTCAAGGAGCACAAGGTGTCTCACCTGGTTACCGTCAGAAACCAGGATGTGTGCAAGGAGGGCTTTGGTGTCAGTGATGTAGCCGATGCGGTCTTTCTAGACATCCCCTCTCCATGGGAGGCTGTCACACATGCCAAGAGGGCTTTAAAACGCAAGG GAGGACGTCTATGTTCCTTCTCACCATGTATAGAGCAGGTTCAGAGGACTTGTGAGGCATTATTGGACCATGGCTTTGAGGAGATCTGCACTCTGGAGGTTCTGCTGCGGGTGCATGACATTCGTGCTGTCACTATGCCCATACCAGACTTTGGACCAGAGGAGGGATCTACTGACATCACCCAAATGGCTTCTAATCTTGGTCAAGAGGAAGTCCCAAATGCTGGGAACGCCTCTGTGATCTGCCGGACTGCCACACCCCCAAGAGAAATGGCAGGACACACGGGTTACCTTACCTTTGCTACCAAACCACGTGACTAG